The genomic window GCTGCATTTACATCAGCTTGCTTCTTTTCTACTGTTTTTATATCTACTGGATTTTCTGACAAACAAGTTCCATAAAGCTCCTCATTGGCATCACTTTTCTGAGGGCAAAATAAGGTTGAGTTTTTAACTGTGGTCAAGTTTCATCCTGAAAGTCTCTCATGTCACAGCAGCTGGTTGCTGCTGAACAAAATATTGAATGTCACATGGGGGAACACATCAATACTGACACCATTTAAAAATGCACTCATCCAAAACCACCAAACTATTAGCCTGCTGCAATAGGATCAAAATACTGACTGCTTTGGAAACAATGTTATGAATCAGAAATCAAAGATCAGTTGAAGTTCAAATCAATCAAATATTAtctaaaacctttttacatCTCTCTCACCCAGTTCGACATCTGGCAGCATCTCTTGGCGTTCCCATGATGCCTTTGGCCGGCAGGTAGGACACTGTTCCTTCATAATAATTATGAGTCAGGAACATTTTCaaacctgcaaaataaaaaacaaacaaaccaaaaaaaacattcaaatcattCTGAACCACAGAAGACAATTCACTGGAAAAGTGCTAAAGATCCACCTGAGAAATCATATCTGGCCGGTCCCATCCACCTCTTCCTCTCACTGTCAGTTAGCACGTCGCCATAAAAACCGTATCCCAGTAGGGAGACGGAGTAGCGCAGGAATGAGTTGTTGTGGTGAACCGAGCACACATCCATTGGCTGAGAgtcacctgaacacacacacacacacacacacacaatcaataCATAAAAACGAAATACGAATAAGAACTCCACATGCAAGCTGGTATACTTTAGACCAACTACATACCTCTGACACATTCTGACTAAAAGAAGACATTGAAAGATCATTTTAGACCTGACTTGAAAACACTAATGACTTTCCACTTATGTTGAAGTGATAGCATTCACAGAgacaaatgataaaattatgAGTAATATTTGCCATTCAAACAAGTTTGCCAATAAAAACCTCAGAGTCAGTTTTCATCATACTGTCATTAAGACTCTTATCAATGTTCACTCAGCCACAGCATGGCTGAGTGAACAGCAGCAGTGGATGAATCATCTGAAAAgattgccaaaaaaaaataaaaatatatggaCTTTGCAACCTTGACTTCATTTGCAAACATTATCTCCACTGTCCCCGTTTGTCAGACAGATACTTTAATCTTGATAGTAACCTGCTTTACACTGTGTGCTGTCAGATTTATTAGATGCTGGAGTGGATGATTTCTTGCCATAGCAAAATCATGTTCATCACAAAGATCTGACAGACATATTAGTCCAACATGAATGGAAATTATGTGCTGTCAATAATGCTCTTATTATTAGATTGGACTctaaaaagaggaggaggacagaggcaGGTGTGGACATGTTCATAGCTGGGGAAaccaaccaaaacacaaaaaaaacaaaaagcattcacactgcaacTTTTTCCAGAGAGTTTGACTGCTTGATATTTGTCATAGGTTATCTTTGGTTATGAAAGTGCTGAATCAGCATCACACTGAACAGCCCATTCAAACTCATGAACAAAGACTTGTCTTTTAGTATTCTTTCAGGACAAAAGTGTTTGTgcgtaataaaagaaaaatggtgaACAAGAAGCTGCTtaatcaaacagattttattttggattttcaTAAACATTAAATCAATTTTGATATCATTGAGAAACTACCTCAGTTGTGACATGATTTACAATCTGTTCAGTACtggaattatgttttttttttttaataagaagaCCATTTGACTGACCCACTATGATGTGCAGTGCAGAGGTCACAGGGTCATTGGTTCCCACTGTGGCAAAGCAGATGCAGTCAGTTGAAcctgaaacaatcagaaaacaATCCTGGTTGTACAGAACAGGCTACTATTGATCCGTGTAGAACGTTTCACTATGCTTAAACAGAATAAgccaagtcaaatttatttatttagcacttttcagcaacaaaggcaaagtgctttacaacatgtgaacacaaaaatacagagtcaaaacacacgcaatatctaaaatatgaactgggataatctaaatgaaatcatgaaactaaacatctaaatgaaaaacacacacaagataaactgaggaaaaccaaactgagatataatgaaagctaacataaattgaactaggatttaaaaacctcagttgaTCAGGCATGATAAAAACTAAGCTAAAAGGtaccaaaaggctaactaagagtaccaaaggccagctaagagttaaaaacattttaatgaaaggccaactaaaagtgtcagtaaaatataaataaataaatagaacaatacaatatattatttttattttcataaattttcaacaacaacacattGAAAATAgcccaataataataacacaaaacctaaacaaatcaaaactgcCATTAAATAGGTACGCTGCTCATAATAACACCCCCAGATGACTGTGTGAGTAAATGGCACAGAACAACAggaaaggcaaaataaaaaaagaggttaaAATCATTTAAGCCCAAAATTGCTCACACCATGGTAAATACTTGAAACCAAACCTTTGTTACACAACGAAGATACCAAACACTTGAAGAGAGgagaatttaaaagaaaaccaaggaTGGAAATGGGTGACTAGTAAGTTGTCAAACTAAATTCAGACTCTTGAGAGAAATAACTGCAGGGTTCTCTGGTGATGCAAACAAAGCTACATGTTATGTTCCTTCACTAAATTCACATTGTTGATACACCTACATTAggccttttcacaaaacaatttcCCAATATGGGCTCAAAGACAAGGCCCTCTTTAGGCTGTATCTGACCGTTCATAAATCAGCCACATTCTGCAAACATGATAGAATTCATTAATAAAGTATAACTCAGTGGTGTTGATGTGGAGAACTACACATAAAATGCATATGGGACATTTCCTCGGACATATCAGATTTTCTAAATCCTACAGCCAGCCAGCTGCTCACACCGTCTGTCATCTCCACATCATATTGTGGAACCATGAAGCCAGCTCCCCCTTTCGTCTGTCCACCACCTTTTGGTTGttcaaactgaaagctgctctTAACTGCTAAGGTGCATGTAAATCTAATTCTGCCACTGCCTCACCACACCTCACTGATGTCCACTGTGCTGTCCACAGCGCTGTTGCCACTTCACTTGGCTGTTTAGAGACATGACAGAGGTAGACAGACCCCCATGATGTTCTTTCACAAATCACATCAAGACGGCCAGAAAGTGCCTCAGTTCTGGCTTGAAGTGTTCTGTTAAAGAGCCTATTTTCAGTaaatctacaataaataaagatcAAAGCAGGGTTGTCATATTTGCTGGATGACGTCAGTATTTCTGACCTGCAGGAATAATTCCGATGCGAAGTGAGCAGGGAGTCAGTGTTTCATCGGGACAGTTTACATCTATGCCGCTGTTAATCTGCGTTCTCCATATCAAGCCGTGGATGATCTCACTGAACATGCCGTCCCCTCCCACGCACACCACACTGGGTCAGGGGACAAGAGGAAAGGTGAAATATCTGAAAAGATGATCTGTTtataacttattaaaaaaaaaacagaactcacCCATCAAACTTTTTCAGCTCCGCATTTGTCCTCAGGTGATCCCTGGCATGATTGGCATGCTCAGTTACTATGacaacatttagaaaatgaaCGTATTAGATGTATAATCTCCAACACAAATGAAATcgtggttaaaaaaaaccccaaaaaaacccaGTATCAGCCAGTTTTTTCTAATGTTGTTAAAGAAGGACTTATACAATAGAATACAACCTCAGATAACCCATGTtgtttaaagagtaaaaaatgaAGTCCATCTAATGATTTAACAGCTTGTCAAACCACCTTAACTTAAAGTAACTGTTTGATGTTTGACCGCCTCAGTCTTTCCATTTGACTCTAGAGTCCTTTGGTATACAGGGGAGTTCACAGTTGACTCAGAGACTGCAAAGAGCCCCgttcctgtggctgcaaaacaagctccATCAACTGatcagcagaagaagaaactttGGCTAACCATATTCCAAACAAATTACACTTGTTGTGACTTTTTCTAGTTcaactgtttaaactttaaaacatctaaCAGGCTAACTAAGGCCTGGCGGGTATACTACACAGTATTCTTTCAACAAAGAAGGGGTTTCTTCTTTTAGTCTGGCACTACACTCAGATGTTCTGATGGTACTTTAATTCAGGCTTTCTGCTTTGGTCTCACATGAAAAGGGTTGTTTCATGCAACATTTGATGCCTTTTCACTCAGAGTACACTAATCCAAGttactggggaaaaaaataaaagctctgctTGCCTGACACTTCAttgagaaaaacagtttgttgcattaatggaaaaataagaataaaagctAAGAATCTTGattggaaaaacacaaacattcctCACTTGTTACAGAAAACTGTTAGTTACAAACCAGAACAGACCACCTGCTGTTGTTTAGGTGGAGAGAACCATCTGAAACTTAACTTCACAATCAGAAAGGTTTGTTCAGCTCTGACTCTGTCCCATAATATGCAAATCACTACACAGATCAAATGAATTTGGTGATTTATTAACTATTCTATTCTCTGCTGTATAGAAGGCACTGACACGTTAAACATTAGCTGTTTAATGGACGCCTCAGAAAATCCAGACAAAATATGAAAGACATAATTATACAGTTCACTGTACATCATCAGCTTCATATAATGGATTTGTGTTGCACAATCCCTCATTTTGTTAAGCTTATTACATTCTGCAGCTTCTTAGTGGCACACAACAAGGAATATGGCTTTTGAGTGCATTCAAAATTCCAAGTGTTTTTTAACTATTTGTTATGACAAACATCATGTGTTAAAAAGATTATTACTTAAGAATTGAATGGGTATGCCTATATATTTATTAGCCTgaatgattaaatgaaaatataccTCTGAATAAACATTGTTTGGAGGTAAATTTGACAATTAAAATGCcaaaattttattaaacatctaAATGTGGCATACTAACTGATTACAGCTAACAACaggatttttcatttcatgtaaTTTGACAATGTGacgtttattttaaatctcaagCAACTGACAGAactatgaagaaaaaaagattgttacggtctaatttttttgtttgtaatataGAATAAGTGAACGGCTTTAGCTTCTCGCTGACAGTTAACTGAAACTTGTCAgcctgttaccatggtgatcaaACACATTCTCCTTCAGGACATTAAAAACTGGCTTTCAGCTGACTAAGAGGAAATCTCGCTTCAGAGTACAACCCtcaggtaaaatgtttttttattaggtaTGTCctattttgtaaaaacatcaaattgaAATCAGATGAACCTTAAACTCTTTAGTATGCCtaacagggaaaaaaacagtatCAAAGTGATGAAGGACGCACTGATGACATGTGTAAGGATGCCGGCATGGGCGAACAGTGGGGCCACCTTCTGCTCGTAGATGCGTTTGCCCTGACGCTTCCCGCCGTACGGGTTTATGTAGATCAACAGGTGTTTGGGTCTGCTGGCTGtccacacaaacaacaacagctatGTTACAGAAGAATTCTCACACAACTGTGTatgaatcagtgtgtgtgtgtgtgtgtgtgtgtataaagtCATACTGATACTGGCTAGCTGCTCTCTGATGCTGCTGACCCAGCTCTGACAGAGCACCCTGTCAGGGCATGTGAAGGTAACCTCAGCACACCGCCAGCGGTGCTGCCGACACCTCTCCACATAGGACactgaaacaaagcagaaactCCCATTTAGTCTACATAATGTAGGCTTTTAATAATTGACTAGAACTGTTCTTTTTCCAAGGTGGAATGATTCTACAACTTAtaacttctgtgttttttaaaaaacaagaataaatttaaTGTAGACTTTCTCTGATCCATACAGGGTAAAATAAAGGTTCAAATGAATATATACATtcatctaaatattttatttttcctgaaggACTTGACAAGACAAAGGCCTGTTAACTTTTCATTactgatcatgattgactggagctaatagttttattttgcctGTGTAAAAAGAATTTGTTGGACAGGACTTATATGACTGACCAGTAGAAACCCATTGTCTCCCTCAGATGGAAGAAATTTGGTTTAGGATTTTTAGCAACAACCCATGAACAAGCCAGACTCAAGCgtgccatgaactggaaactgctggaacgCCAGTGGCACTGTCCACAGGGAAGCAAGTTATACAACACCGTGGACTGAGGGGGCTGAGCGTGAGGGGGTGCAGCTCCCGCTGCAGCAGTGATGGCTTCAAGCTCAACTAAAGATTGCAGCTGCCCACATGGACAAGCCAAATTTTCTCTGGAGACAATTTTATgatcagacaaaacaaagattgaGCTGTCTGAACACAGGGACAAGAAGTATATTTGGAAGACTTATGATGAGGCTTTGaaacctaagaacactgtaccaactgtcaagcatggtggtggtggtatCATGCTGTGGTATTAGTTGCTTTGTACAAAATGTTGGGTATATttgacaatgatcccaaactcATCTCAGAGCTTGTTCCTGATTGAATAAATCAGGCCAACATTAAATATCTCGAATGACCTTCCCAAAGcacaaacatctgaactatgATTAAAAATCAGGTCCGTACCTGGAAACTagaaacaatttaaatgaactttacTAATTCTGCCAAAAAGAGCGCTCAAATATCCAGCCAGAATTATACCAGTAGATTGTTGATGGCTACAAAGAGTGTGTGATCAAGGTGCAACTTGCTAAGAATCTCAGaatcatctgaggagctttctcgaAACATCTtaagctacagaatagaagtccagttgtttttgtttttacctttcttttggatttaccatgtcctggatgactgagaatcttcacCAGCATTTGATTAAATATTATTGGGGTGTATGGATATGTTTGAGTATATTTTAACCCaatgtggattagagaaaattcacaataaattcaaacttgcaAACACAATTCTTGTTTTAAGAAATAATGAAGTTGTATTTTGTACAATAAACCATTTCATCTTCAATAAAAAATGGTTGCTTTATATAAATCATACCATTTTTCCTCCAGGAAGGAAAAACCCAATTTGCTTTCCTTTCACTCTGCAGCTTGAAGACAGATAATTTCATCACACTGACGTAcagtgtgttttctgttatgaaaatgtaaaagtgcAACACTTTTACATTCTTATGAATACatgtaaatgttcataaaacatAACATTTCCTTCTGACGCCTGCTGCAAATTAATGCATAAAGGCAAATTCACAAAGCCACCAGATTGTTTTGTCTGCCTTTGCTATTATGTGAACTCTGTAGCCCTGTTTGCACACAAAGTTTAATTCAGGATACTTCACTAGCTTTGTTGGTCTATTGATAAAAAGTGATGACAGCAGAAGTAGATAAAAATCAATTTTCACCAAGACTTTTGATCATCAGTGTGTTATTACTTTGTACATGTGTAAAACCTATTATCTTTATTGGCAGAGAGACAAGATTTTTACTGTCCTTCCCAGGTTGAAAATCATTGTCCCATATGCTAAATATATAAACAGCATCTTGACCTAAATACTGACTAATTGCTCTATTGGAAAGTTttgatagttttgtttttcctcaactCGGACATTAGGATGTGACTATGTTctggtgagaaaataaaaaaatggagcaCCTGATCAAGTCTAATTCTGCTCTTACAGAAACTTCTCTATAAATCTGCTAAAATGCTGTCTCATTAGCTGAGTAATCTTCAATTACTGCTTCTCCCGCTCTTGAAACGTGTGCTGTCGCAGTCCTTCCAAACTTCTCCTGCTGGCTCAGTTTACCTGTGAAGGTCTGCCTGCAGTCctttctttctccctctctgatCTTCTTCCAGCTGCCTTCATCATCAATTTGCTTGCTGAcattctcctcctcttcctctctgacGGAGATGATCTCTGACACTGGCACACTGTGACACATACCTGCAACAACACCCGCACACAGaaagttcacacacacacacacacacacatcctcctcTTGTACTTGAAGCAGACAGCATGTGGTCTTTTAGTTTGGCTTCCACACTGAGGCCTGTGAGGAACAAAATGAAGCCAAATATTCAACAAGAGGCTGCAAGTTTCACTTAAGAAATAATGCAAAACCTTaagctgtttgaaaaaaaaaataaagaagtgttttggattttaatgacatttccAGATATTTGCTATACCACACTTTACACTCTGAGGATGTTATGGAAACTCTGAAGAACCATCTTTCAGAACTAGTTCCTGTTGCCGTTTCCAAAGACATAACCAGGGACAACTGAGAAACATAACACGTCATCAACCATTATTTCTGTCAGCTATTGTATCAGACCAGCTGATGCGTTGCTTtcaggtgaaagaaaaaaagaaattagggTCTTAAGAGATAGTTCATCCCACTCTGAAATATTATTCTGTCCAATAGTTGCcatcttatcagctgtgacatcagtaaTAGAGCAAGAAGTGTGGAGAAAGAGGCCAAATTCTTTacccaggctaggctaacagctagcaaAAGAAgggccgttttttttttttaaaccatctatcaacattataaaacaactctctataaaaaaaacatacggatgtgaaagaatgctacatttgCTAATGTTAAACCTCTACGCTTTTGCttgacacagtttgtttagtttgtcaatGTTGGTGTTTCTACACacatatacactcctgatcaaaatcttaagaccagtcaaaaaattgcaagaatttgcattttgcactattggatcttaagaaggttctaagtagagcttcacaatgttaaaggaagaaatcagtgcaagagacaagaaNNNNNNNNNNNNNNNNNNNNNNNNNNNNNNNNNNNNNNNNNNNNNNNNNNNNNNNNNNNNNNNNNNNNNNNNNNNNNNNNNNNNNNNNNNNNNNNNNNNNNNNNNNNNNNNNNNNNNNNNNNNNNNNNNNNNNNNNNNNNNNNNNNNNNNNNNNNNNNNNNNNNNNNNNNNNNNNNNNNNNNNNNNNNNNNNNNNNNNNNNNNNNNNNNNNNNNNNNNNNNNNNNNNNNNNNNNNNNNNNNNNNNNNNNNNNNNNNNNNNNNNNNNNNNNNNNNNNNNNNNNNNNNNNNNNNNNNNNNNNNNNNNNNNNNNNNNNNNNNNNNNNNNNNNNNNNNNNNNNNNNNNNNNNNNNNNNNNNNNNNNNNNNNNNNNNNNNNNNNNNNNNNNNNNNNNNNNNNNNNNNNNNNNNNNNNNNNNNNNNNNNNNNNNNNNNNNNNNNNNNNNNNNNNNNNNNNNNNNNNNNNNNNNNNNNNNNNNNNNNNNNNNNNNNNNNNNNNNNNNNNNNNNNNNNNNNNNNNNNNNNNNNNNNNNNNNNNNNNNNNNNNNNNNNNNNNNNNNNNNNNNNNNNNNNNNNNNNNNNNNNNNNNNNNNNNNNNNNNNNNNNNNNNNNNNNNNNNNNNNNNNNNNNNNNNNNNNNNNNNNNNNNNNNNNNNNNNNNNNNNNNNNNNNNNNNNNNNNNNNNNNNNNNNNNNNNNNNNNNNNNNNNNNNNNNNNNNNNNNNNNNNNNNNNNNNNNNNNNNNNNNNNNNNNNNNNNNNNNNNNNNNNNNNNNNNNNNNNNNNNNNNNNNNNNNNNNNNNNNNNNNNNNNNNNNNNNNNNNNNNNNNNNNNNNNNNNNNNNNNNNNNNNNNNNNNNNNNNNNNNNNNNNNNNNNNNNNNNNNNNNNNNNNNNNNNNNNNNNNNNNNNNNNNNNNNNNNNNNNNNNNNNNNNNNNNNNNNNNNNNNNNNNNNNNNNNNNNNNNNNNNNNNNNNNNNNNNNNNNNNNNNNNNNNNNNNNNNNNNNNNNNNNNNNNNNNNNNNNNNNNNNNNNNNNNNNNNNNNNNNNNNNNNNNNNNNNNNNNNNNNNNNNNNNNNNNNNNNNNNNNNNNNNNNNNNNNNNtttttgagctatggtcttaaacctttgatcagctgaaaaaaatcatgtttgagtgtaaatgcagttttcaattaattccccgctcaaaagttcttgtctcttgcactgatttttttcctttaacattgtgaagctctacttagaaccttcttaagatccaatagtgcaaaatgcaaattcttgcaattttttgactggtcttaagattttgatcaggagtgtatatgtGAGCTGAGTGTAGGCAGACCAGGTATATGCAGATGGTGCAGAGGCTGCTGAATGGCTCAGTCCACCTGATGAGCGTGTGAAGTCGATCACAAGTTTACACAACTGCTGCCAGACtgattcagcagcttcagcacacATACAGTCAAATAGTAACAACAACGTTGTTCTGTTAAAATACAgtgaaaaccaaaataaactgTCATGCAACTGTAGAGGTTTAATGTTAGCTattgtagcatttttttcacaccagtatgtcaATTTTGTAAgcctgaaaaataacaaaaaaactgatgtttgtttggataGCTATTAGCccttaaaacagcattttgccTCCTTTTGACATTTCTAACAAAGCAGGTACTTATTACTTCGAGTTCCCTTGGTTAATTGTACACCTGTCTTtacatcacacacaaacaaaatccagGCTGGGATTATCTGTATAAGTAAGTATTCTGTCGATCAATTCATTcatacttgaaataaaaactgtcaacatttttaaaacctttggaGTGCCACcatcaaatgtctttttttgctcCAACCAACAGTCAAAGTCAtgttatttaaaagtttgtcaGGTAAGCTAAGAGTTCAactctttttattgttcttgttgGGAAATAGTGAATAATAATAACTGCTTTTGATACTATAATAAACTATCTGAAAGTGCATTGGAAAGGATAATGACAATGAGTCCTTGTGAAGCTCAGGAGTTTCACATCAACAGAGAAAGTGAAATGTTCTCAGAAGCAGACATCCAAACAATGAGGCTCAACTGAAGCAGGTTTCTGAAGAGGTTTGACCAGATGTTAATATTTCCAAGCCATCACAGCAAATGTTTGATgacatgttatttttaaaaaaaaaaaaagaaaaagtcagataAAGCACAAGGTTGTTACTGTAAATGATGGTAACATTACAAAACCACAGGCACATCTTCAAAGgagcaaattacatttactcacGATACTGTAACAGAGTATTAATTTTGTATGCTTTGTGCTCctgtaaattaaatgttaaaaaggtaAGTAAGTatgaaaagcaacattttaaaaggccTAATGTTTGGTGGGCTGTGGGCCTGTATGTCTCCTCTGTCTACCCAGGCTGTGTTGGTGAGCCCAGCTACACAGTAAGGTGTGCATGTGAGCTGGTGTGTGGGGCCATGCACGCCCTGCTGCTCAGTTTAAATTGGCCCATCATAGGCCAGAGTAAATCAATGTGTGTGCTCAGTGTTTCAGGGGAAAGAGAGATTACCCAGAGGGAAATAGACAGAACTATTTGAACTTTCTAATATTTAAGTTCTTTTATGAAAGTGTAGCATGTAATTACCAAAGAAAATATGTCATTTAATCACAACAATGTACTATGTAAGAGAAACATGTAATaagattttgtttgttaaatacaTATCCTTGTATAGTAGTGCATTATGCAGTAGGTAATTCATTAATcattaaacttgatttttttttttaaatacttaaaaaggAGTTGGGTTTTAATTGTGTATTATGTAAAAAACTGTAATACATTTGTGTAAGAACCCAGGAGCAGCGTTACACCTTCCTGACCCGGCTACACTCCCTGAACTGCAGGGTTTCCcacagtgtattataagcctggtgggctgacaggctaagctctgcttgtttattgtaaaatacatcattttttatacaggttttttttttccacccgtaCCAACAAAAccactacctttatctacctcttTACACGGTAACACCTACTTTAACTTACAACATGTCACGTAGAAAAGGTCAAAAGACGttggactcctttttttttttgaagtcaGAGGAATATGAGGCATCAAAGCAGACAAAAGCTCTACATACAGACCCGCGCGCGACACACAATGACTGGCGCATGATAGCAAATCACCCCTGTGCGAACGTATGACCTGCGTGCTAGAACCAATGACCTGCACAAGACagtgaaagacatttttttaagaaaaaaaaaaaactaaaacctatTTTAATGTAATATATGTGAAAACGTTTTTATGGATCCCCTCTTTTCgttgtttattctgtttaagtTAGTAAAGACAAGACTGTTTCTTCTTGGTGTTAATATACTAAAAGCAGTAATTCTTAAAATTCTATCAACACCTTCTTTGTAGACCACCTTTTTAGGGTCTTCATTGAAGCTCcttgtattttaattgtatttttgttttaaaaagtattacaaaaaagtgccttttttgtaaaaattgtggTTGTGTAAATatctgacacaaatatcttacaatatccaTAATAAAATAGCGATATTTtaaactttcctgtcaactttaatcttttctttttttactaaatcacggtcgacTGGCGATCAGCAGGCTCCACCgcccaccaggcttagcctcttttctgggggaaaccctgaactgtacacaaatataaatctgtcaaaatgtttagaaaaaaataaataaaagaatgagGCTGAGCTGGCATCTTTAGAAGTGCCAACTGCAGGAAGGGGAAAGAGCCTGGCAGTGAGGAGAAGTGAGAAGACCCGAGCAGCAGAAAGTAGAAGAAAGGATCCAATCCTGAGggagaaatgaagaaaagtaCGGCCAGCAGGAGGAGATTTCAACAGGCTATTTTTAGGAAACTATATAAGtagtacattttttaaaaattcaaactcA from Kryptolebias marmoratus isolate JLee-2015 linkage group LG17, ASM164957v2, whole genome shotgun sequence includes these protein-coding regions:
- the LOC108249879 gene encoding ceramide kinase isoform X1, which codes for MDRLGRLLLLSELRVRNAAYDVSLSRSLLSWKRRVSSPVYHPFRPSMCHSVPVSEIISVREEEEENVSKQIDDEGSWKKIREGERKDCRQTFTVSYVERCRQHRWRCAEVTFTCPDRVLCQSWVSSIREQLASITSRPKHLLIYINPYGGKRQGKRIYEQKVAPLFAHAGILTHVIITEHANHARDHLRTNAELKKFDGVVCVGGDGMFSEIIHGLIWRTQINSGIDVNCPDETLTPCSLRIGIIPAGSTDCICFATVGTNDPVTSALHIIVGDSQPMDVCSVHHNNSFLRYSVSLLGYGFYGDVLTDSERKRWMGPARYDFSGLKMFLTHNYYEGTVSYLPAKGIMGTPRDAARCRTGCVVCQHNGQKAEKYELDETSDCESDGEWRTIRGKFLAINAASMSCACPRSPKGLSPAAHLADGTTDLILVRKCSRFNFLRHLLRHTNKDDQFDLNFVEVHRVVRFRFTPRHCQSDSDLELDLLDNSKSQIFSQICRDHPACGCAPAYSSWNCDGDILTHMAIDVRVHCQLIKLFARGIEKPQVFEDLSNPCAL
- the LOC108249879 gene encoding ceramide kinase isoform X2, producing the protein MCHSVPVSEIISVREEEEENVSKQIDDEGSWKKIREGERKDCRQTFTVSYVERCRQHRWRCAEVTFTCPDRVLCQSWVSSIREQLASITSRPKHLLIYINPYGGKRQGKRIYEQKVAPLFAHAGILTHVIITEHANHARDHLRTNAELKKFDGVVCVGGDGMFSEIIHGLIWRTQINSGIDVNCPDETLTPCSLRIGIIPAGSTDCICFATVGTNDPVTSALHIIVGDSQPMDVCSVHHNNSFLRYSVSLLGYGFYGDVLTDSERKRWMGPARYDFSGLKMFLTHNYYEGTVSYLPAKGIMGTPRDAARCRTGCVVCQHNGQKAEKYELDETSDCESDGEWRTIRGKFLAINAASMSCACPRSPKGLSPAAHLADGTTDLILVRKCSRFNFLRHLLRHTNKDDQFDLNFVEVHRVVRFRFTPRHCQSDSDLELDLLDNSKSQIFSQICRDHPACGCAPAYSSWNCDGDILTHMAIDVRVHCQLIKLFARGIEKPQVFEDLSNPCAL